The genome window AGATAGAGGTTGCGTCCGGCGGCCAGCAGCCGCTCAGGCGCGGGGCGCGATCCGCTTCCGGAGCGCCTTCCAGTGCTCACGCATCTCACGGATGCTGTCGCCTCCGAGCTTCTCGCGCAACGCCCCCGCCAATTCGAGGGCGAGCGCCGCCTCCGCGACCACCCCGAGCGCCGGCACCGCGCAGACGTCGGCGCGCACGACCACCGCCCGACCGGGCCGCCCGCTGCGCAGGCTCGCGCTCGGCAGCGGGCGCTTGAGCGTCGGGATGGGCTTCATCGCGCAGCGGAACGTCACGGTCTCGCCGTTGGTGATGCCCCCTTCGATGCCCCCGGCGCGGTTGGTGCGGCGGTGCCAGCCCCAGGGGGCCGCGGCGGCGTGGTGTATCGCGTCGTGCACCTTCGAGCCCGGCAGCGCGGCCGCCGCGAAGCCCAGGCCGGTCTCGACACCCTTGACGCCGGGCAGCGCCATGAGCGCCGCGGCGATGCGCCCCTCGATGCGCTGGTCCCACTGGACGTGGCTGCCGAGCCCGGGCGGCACGCCCTCGGCGTCGACCCGGACCACGCCCCCGAGCGAGTCGCCGCGCGCGGCCGCCGCGTCGATCGCGCGCACCATCGCCGCGGACAGCCGCGCGTCGGGGCAGCGCACGGGCGAGCGCTCGGCCCTGCGGCGCGCCGCCTCCGAGATGCGCTCGGGCAGCGTCCGGCCGACGCCGCCGATGGCCTCGACGACGGAGTGCACGCGGATGTCGAACTCCGCCAGCAGCTGCTTGGCGCAGGCGCCCAGGGCGACGCGCGCCGCGGTCTCGCGGGCGCTGGCCCGCTCGAGCACGTCGCGGATGTCGTCGAGGTCGTACTTGAGGGCCGCCGGGAGGTCGGCGTGCCCCGGCCGCGGGAAGAGCAGCGGCTTGTAGCCGGGCGGCGGCGCGTCGAAGCGCTCCGTCCCCCGATTCTTGAGCAGCAGGGCGATCGGCGCCCCCGTCGTGCGACCGAAGCGCACGCCGCCGACGAACTCGGCGTGATCGCGCTCGATGCCCATCCGGGCGCCGCGGCCGTGGCCGAGCTGGCGGCGCGCCAGCTCCGGGTCGACGTCCGCCGGCCCCAGGATCAGGCCGGCCGGCATCCCCTCAAGGAACGCGAGCAGCGCCGGTCCGTGCGACTCGCCCGCCGTGTAGTGTCTCCAGACCATGGCCTCCCTCACCCCAAAAGGAAATGCACCCGCCCTGCCGGGGGGTGCATCTCCGCGCCCACGCGCCTCGCGCGCGCCACCGCGCCCTAGATGGTGACCAGCCGCGGCGTGAGGAAGATCATCAGCTCCTGCTTGCTCTCTTTGTCTCCCTTGCTCTTGAAGAGCCAGCCGATCAGCGGCAGCTTCCCGAGGCCCGGCACCGAGCTGTCGTCCTTGATGGCGGTCTGGACGAAGATGCCGCCGATGACGGTGGTCTCG of bacterium contains these proteins:
- the aroC gene encoding chorismate synthase; protein product: MVWRHYTAGESHGPALLAFLEGMPAGLILGPADVDPELARRQLGHGRGARMGIERDHAEFVGGVRFGRTTGAPIALLLKNRGTERFDAPPPGYKPLLFPRPGHADLPAALKYDLDDIRDVLERASARETAARVALGACAKQLLAEFDIRVHSVVEAIGGVGRTLPERISEAARRRAERSPVRCPDARLSAAMVRAIDAAAARGDSLGGVVRVDAEGVPPGLGSHVQWDQRIEGRIAAALMALPGVKGVETGLGFAAAALPGSKVHDAIHHAAAAPWGWHRRTNRAGGIEGGITNGETVTFRCAMKPIPTLKRPLPSASLRSGRPGRAVVVRADVCAVPALGVVAEAALALELAGALREKLGGDSIREMREHWKALRKRIAPRA